The Sulfitobacter indolifex genome contains the following window.
TAGGGACAATGCGTGCCTTTTGTCACAGGCAAGCGAGAGGGGAAACCGAGATGCCGGAACTGCCAGAGGTCGAAACCGTCCGCCGGGGGCTGGCCCCCGCGATGGAGGGGCAGGTGATCGCCCGCGCCGAGGTGAACCGCCCCGATCTGCGCTGGCCCTTCCCCGACCGGATGGCCGAACGGTTGACCGGGCAGCGCGTGTCGCTGCTGCGGCGGCGGTCAAAGTATATTCTGGCTGATCTGGAAGGCGGGGAATCGCTGCTGGTGCATCTGGGGATGTCTGGCCGGATGCTGGTCTCGGGCGACCCATTGGGGCAGTTTCAGCACAACCACCCGGCGCCCGAGAAACATGATCATGTCGTGTTGCATATGGGTAACGGTGCGCGGATCACCTTTAACGACCCGCGCCGCTTTGGCGCAATGGACCTGCTGAACACCGCGGACGCCGATGCGCATAAGCTGCTTGCCTCGCTCGGCCCGGAGCCCTTGGGCAACGACTTTCACGAAGCGCATCTGGTGGCCGCGCTGAAGGGGCGCAACATGCCGA
Protein-coding sequences here:
- the mutM gene encoding bifunctional DNA-formamidopyrimidine glycosylase/DNA-(apurinic or apyrimidinic site) lyase, producing the protein MPELPEVETVRRGLAPAMEGQVIARAEVNRPDLRWPFPDRMAERLTGQRVSLLRRRSKYILADLEGGESLLVHLGMSGRMLVSGDPLGQFQHNHPAPEKHDHVVLHMGNGARITFNDPRRFGAMDLLNTADADAHKLLASLGPEPLGNDFHEAHLVAALKGRNMPIKSALLDQRIVAGLGNIYVCEALYRAGIHPARKAGRISASRIAGLVPIIRQVLADAITAGGSSLKDFRQADGELGYFQHSFDVYGREGKACRRPSCDGTIGRIVQGGRSSFYCPRCQR